In Eriocheir sinensis breed Jianghai 21 chromosome 8, ASM2467909v1, whole genome shotgun sequence, the following proteins share a genomic window:
- the LOC126995556 gene encoding heat shock factor protein-like isoform X1: MELPLVSLFVLDSMRKDLQEVALQRHHSKVIIQSDSEKKGGRSFIIQNQAKFAQDLLPQYYKHNNMASFVRQLNMYGFHKVVSADSGGLRPERDEMEFAHQHFMRGQESLLENIKRKQQRRLASDGVIFTQIPTSRTVMVEDNKNVTKLLNDVRDMKRDQDSMSSKLLNLKRENEALWREYASMRQKFTKQQQIIEKLIHFLIAMVKSPSKGLVPKRKFSHLALEGGEESSSSSSKINTLQQFSQGNPIDILGEKESGIIGGAQIQEVTEDLDSDQDTCVLSMGDEEVRNAEASASTGIKPGTILDMNGEPLEFIEMPLSSDHINATSVQSPDGTILMDNLTNPLLDDAPLSPELLNTVDPSAVTQSFKYPVSCTDPITTSVVCSSGDMSGTGGSNAPCSTSSINTQVRTITQKGTKKSILGEEKRPSEDSSMRIAVPDKAVHKPDFQTHVDDMQSTIDNLQDILSHGNLNLDPSMLYSISGCLPEFWCSKGNASGDFYSNELSVYNPTLLDLADSMEEENEGDPLAFLSDSLASTSTTPSSSSIFTTPTSIGNTLVPTNKSTQPPPPKHLKVTIKKEPSLVDNSLETPIVSPMPSTPFSRGKRHAK, from the exons ATGGAGTTACCCCTGGTGAGCCTTTTTGTCCTTGATTCCATGAGGAAGGACCTCCAAGAAGTAGCTCTGCAGAGGCACCACTCTAAGGTTATCATTCAGAGTGACAGTGAGAAAAAG GGTGGGAGGAGCTTTATCATCCAGAATCAAGCCAAATTTGCACAGGATCTGTTGCCACAGTACTACAAGCACAATAACATGGCCAGTTTTGTGCGACAGCTGAACATGT ATGGTTTCCACAAGGTGGTGTCTGCAGACTCTGGAGGTCTGCGACCAGAAAGAGATGAAATGGAATTTGCCCATCAACACTTTATGCGAGGTCAAGAGTCACTTCTGGAAAATATTAAGAGGaag CAACAACGCAGACTTGCAAGCGATGGCGTCATTTTTACCCAGATACCTACCAGCCGGACTGTGATGGTGGAAGATAACAAGAATGTAACCAAGCTGCTGAATGATGTAAGAGACATGAAGCGTGACCAGGACTCTATGAGCTCCAAGCTACTCAACCTGAAGCGAGAGAATGAAGCTCTGTGGCGAGAGTATGCTAGCATGAGGCAGAAATTTACAAAACAGCAGCAGATCATAGAGAAG CTCATCCACTTCCTCATAGCAATGGTGAAGAGTCCATCCAAAGGTCTTGTGCCCAAGAGAAAATTTAGTCACCTGGCtttggaaggaggtgaagagagttcctcgtcttcctccaaaATCAACACATTACAACAGTTTTCCCAAGGAAATCCCATAGAT ATCCTGGGAGAAAAGGAATCCGGCATCATTGGTGGAGCTCAGATTCAGGAAGTGACGGAGGACTTGGACTCAGACCAAGACACATGTGTTCTCTCAATGGGAGATGAAGA GGTGAGGAATGCTGAGGCATCTGCCAGTACTGGAATCAAGCCAGGAACAATTCTGGACATGAATGGGGAACCTTTGGAGTTCATTGAAATGCCCTTATCATCAGATCATATAAatg CCACTTCTGTTCAGAGCCCTGATGGCACAATACTCATGGACAACTTGACCAACCCACTGCTAGATGATGCTCCACTCAGTCCTGAACTTTTAAATACCGTAGACCCGAGTGCTGTAACCCAGTCTTTCAAGTATCCAGTCAGCTGCACTGATCCCATCACTACAAG TGTGGTGTGCTCCTCTGGTGACATGAGTGGAACTGGTGGGAGCAATGCTCCATGTTCTACATCTTCAATCAACACTCAAGTCCGTACTATAAcacagaaaggaacaaaaaaatccattttaggagaggagaagaggccaTCTGAAGATTCTTCCATGAGAATTGCAGTTCCAGACAAGGCTGTTCATAA ACCAGATTTTCAGACACATGTAGATGATATGCAGAGCACTATTGACAACCTGCAAGACATTCTCTCTCATGGTAATCTGAATCTGGATCCTTCAATGCTCTATTCG ATTTCAGGCTGTTTACCAGAGTTCTGGTGCTCAAAAGGAAATGCTTCTGGAGACTTCTATA GTAATGAGTTGTCAGTTTACAACCCAACTCTTCTAGACCTAGCTGACAgtatggaagaggaaaatgagggagatccCCTTGCCTTCCTTAGTGACAGCCTAGCCTCTACCTCTACAACTCCATCTTCATCCTCCATCTTCACGACCCCAACTTCTATTGGCAACACCTTAGTGCCCACAAACAAGTCTACTCAGCCTCCACCACCAAAGCACCTCAAAGTGACCATCAAGAAGGAGCCAAGTCTTGTAGACAACTCTTTGGAAACTCCTATTGTGTCTCCCATGCCTTCAACACCATTTTCTAGAGGAAAGAGACATGCCAAATGA
- the LOC126995556 gene encoding heat shock factor protein-like isoform X7, giving the protein MELPLVSLFVLDSMRKDLQEVALQRHHSKVIIQSDSEKKGGRSFIIQNQAKFAQDLLPQYYKHNNMASFVRQLNMYGFHKVVSADSGGLRPERDEMEFAHQHFMRGQESLLENIKRKQQRRLASDGVIFTQIPTSRTVMVEDNKNVTKLLNDVRDMKRDQDSMSSKLLNLKRENEALWREYASMRQKFTKQQQIIEKLIHFLIAMVKSPSKGLVPKRKFSHLALEGGEESSSSSSKINTLQQFSQGNPIDILGEKESGIIGGAQIQEVTEDLDSDQDTCVLSMGDEEVRNAEASASTGIKPGTILDMNGEPLEFIEMPLSSDHINATSVQSPDGTILMDNLTNPLLDDAPLSPELLNTVDPSAVTQSFKYPVSCTDPITTRPDFQTHVDDMQSTIDNLQDILSHGNLNLDPSMLYSVFGSDSYLPELDSMATVSSGNELSVYNPTLLDLADSMEEENEGDPLAFLSDSLASTSTTPSSSSIFTTPTSIGNTLVPTNKSTQPPPPKHLKVTIKKEPSLVDNSLETPIVSPMPSTPFSRGKRHAK; this is encoded by the exons ATGGAGTTACCCCTGGTGAGCCTTTTTGTCCTTGATTCCATGAGGAAGGACCTCCAAGAAGTAGCTCTGCAGAGGCACCACTCTAAGGTTATCATTCAGAGTGACAGTGAGAAAAAG GGTGGGAGGAGCTTTATCATCCAGAATCAAGCCAAATTTGCACAGGATCTGTTGCCACAGTACTACAAGCACAATAACATGGCCAGTTTTGTGCGACAGCTGAACATGT ATGGTTTCCACAAGGTGGTGTCTGCAGACTCTGGAGGTCTGCGACCAGAAAGAGATGAAATGGAATTTGCCCATCAACACTTTATGCGAGGTCAAGAGTCACTTCTGGAAAATATTAAGAGGaag CAACAACGCAGACTTGCAAGCGATGGCGTCATTTTTACCCAGATACCTACCAGCCGGACTGTGATGGTGGAAGATAACAAGAATGTAACCAAGCTGCTGAATGATGTAAGAGACATGAAGCGTGACCAGGACTCTATGAGCTCCAAGCTACTCAACCTGAAGCGAGAGAATGAAGCTCTGTGGCGAGAGTATGCTAGCATGAGGCAGAAATTTACAAAACAGCAGCAGATCATAGAGAAG CTCATCCACTTCCTCATAGCAATGGTGAAGAGTCCATCCAAAGGTCTTGTGCCCAAGAGAAAATTTAGTCACCTGGCtttggaaggaggtgaagagagttcctcgtcttcctccaaaATCAACACATTACAACAGTTTTCCCAAGGAAATCCCATAGAT ATCCTGGGAGAAAAGGAATCCGGCATCATTGGTGGAGCTCAGATTCAGGAAGTGACGGAGGACTTGGACTCAGACCAAGACACATGTGTTCTCTCAATGGGAGATGAAGA GGTGAGGAATGCTGAGGCATCTGCCAGTACTGGAATCAAGCCAGGAACAATTCTGGACATGAATGGGGAACCTTTGGAGTTCATTGAAATGCCCTTATCATCAGATCATATAAatg CCACTTCTGTTCAGAGCCCTGATGGCACAATACTCATGGACAACTTGACCAACCCACTGCTAGATGATGCTCCACTCAGTCCTGAACTTTTAAATACCGTAGACCCGAGTGCTGTAACCCAGTCTTTCAAGTATCCAGTCAGCTGCACTGATCCCATCACTACAAG ACCAGATTTTCAGACACATGTAGATGATATGCAGAGCACTATTGACAACCTGCAAGACATTCTCTCTCATGGTAATCTGAATCTGGATCCTTCAATGCTCTATTCG gTGTTTGGGAGTGATAGTTACCTGCCGGAGCTTGACTCTATGGCCACAGTCAGTAGTG GTAATGAGTTGTCAGTTTACAACCCAACTCTTCTAGACCTAGCTGACAgtatggaagaggaaaatgagggagatccCCTTGCCTTCCTTAGTGACAGCCTAGCCTCTACCTCTACAACTCCATCTTCATCCTCCATCTTCACGACCCCAACTTCTATTGGCAACACCTTAGTGCCCACAAACAAGTCTACTCAGCCTCCACCACCAAAGCACCTCAAAGTGACCATCAAGAAGGAGCCAAGTCTTGTAGACAACTCTTTGGAAACTCCTATTGTGTCTCCCATGCCTTCAACACCATTTTCTAGAGGAAAGAGACATGCCAAATGA
- the LOC126995556 gene encoding heat shock factor protein-like isoform X6, whose protein sequence is MELPLVSLFVLDSMRKDLQEVALQRHHSKVIIQSDSEKKGGRSFIIQNQAKFAQDLLPQYYKHNNMASFVRQLNMYGFHKVVSADSGGLRPERDEMEFAHQHFMRGQESLLENIKRKQQRRLASDGVIFTQIPTSRTVMVEDNKNVTKLLNDVRDMKRDQDSMSSKLLNLKRENEALWREYASMRQKFTKQQQIIEKLIHFLIAMVKSPSKGLVPKRKFSHLALEGGEESSSSSSKINTLQQFSQGNPIDILGEKESGIIGGAQIQEVTEDLDSDQDTCVLSMGDEEVRNAEASASTGIKPGTILDMNGEPLEFIEMPLSSDHINATSVQSPDGTILMDNLTNPLLDDAPLSPELLNTVDPSAVTQSFKYPVSCTDPITTRPDFQTHVDDMQSTIDNLQDILSHGNLNLDPSMLYSISGCLPEFWCSKGNASGDFYSNELSVYNPTLLDLADSMEEENEGDPLAFLSDSLASTSTTPSSSSIFTTPTSIGNTLVPTNKSTQPPPPKHLKVTIKKEPSLVDNSLETPIVSPMPSTPFSRGKRHAK, encoded by the exons ATGGAGTTACCCCTGGTGAGCCTTTTTGTCCTTGATTCCATGAGGAAGGACCTCCAAGAAGTAGCTCTGCAGAGGCACCACTCTAAGGTTATCATTCAGAGTGACAGTGAGAAAAAG GGTGGGAGGAGCTTTATCATCCAGAATCAAGCCAAATTTGCACAGGATCTGTTGCCACAGTACTACAAGCACAATAACATGGCCAGTTTTGTGCGACAGCTGAACATGT ATGGTTTCCACAAGGTGGTGTCTGCAGACTCTGGAGGTCTGCGACCAGAAAGAGATGAAATGGAATTTGCCCATCAACACTTTATGCGAGGTCAAGAGTCACTTCTGGAAAATATTAAGAGGaag CAACAACGCAGACTTGCAAGCGATGGCGTCATTTTTACCCAGATACCTACCAGCCGGACTGTGATGGTGGAAGATAACAAGAATGTAACCAAGCTGCTGAATGATGTAAGAGACATGAAGCGTGACCAGGACTCTATGAGCTCCAAGCTACTCAACCTGAAGCGAGAGAATGAAGCTCTGTGGCGAGAGTATGCTAGCATGAGGCAGAAATTTACAAAACAGCAGCAGATCATAGAGAAG CTCATCCACTTCCTCATAGCAATGGTGAAGAGTCCATCCAAAGGTCTTGTGCCCAAGAGAAAATTTAGTCACCTGGCtttggaaggaggtgaagagagttcctcgtcttcctccaaaATCAACACATTACAACAGTTTTCCCAAGGAAATCCCATAGAT ATCCTGGGAGAAAAGGAATCCGGCATCATTGGTGGAGCTCAGATTCAGGAAGTGACGGAGGACTTGGACTCAGACCAAGACACATGTGTTCTCTCAATGGGAGATGAAGA GGTGAGGAATGCTGAGGCATCTGCCAGTACTGGAATCAAGCCAGGAACAATTCTGGACATGAATGGGGAACCTTTGGAGTTCATTGAAATGCCCTTATCATCAGATCATATAAatg CCACTTCTGTTCAGAGCCCTGATGGCACAATACTCATGGACAACTTGACCAACCCACTGCTAGATGATGCTCCACTCAGTCCTGAACTTTTAAATACCGTAGACCCGAGTGCTGTAACCCAGTCTTTCAAGTATCCAGTCAGCTGCACTGATCCCATCACTACAAG ACCAGATTTTCAGACACATGTAGATGATATGCAGAGCACTATTGACAACCTGCAAGACATTCTCTCTCATGGTAATCTGAATCTGGATCCTTCAATGCTCTATTCG ATTTCAGGCTGTTTACCAGAGTTCTGGTGCTCAAAAGGAAATGCTTCTGGAGACTTCTATA GTAATGAGTTGTCAGTTTACAACCCAACTCTTCTAGACCTAGCTGACAgtatggaagaggaaaatgagggagatccCCTTGCCTTCCTTAGTGACAGCCTAGCCTCTACCTCTACAACTCCATCTTCATCCTCCATCTTCACGACCCCAACTTCTATTGGCAACACCTTAGTGCCCACAAACAAGTCTACTCAGCCTCCACCACCAAAGCACCTCAAAGTGACCATCAAGAAGGAGCCAAGTCTTGTAGACAACTCTTTGGAAACTCCTATTGTGTCTCCCATGCCTTCAACACCATTTTCTAGAGGAAAGAGACATGCCAAATGA
- the LOC126995556 gene encoding heat shock factor protein-like isoform X8 — protein sequence MEFAHQHFMRGQESLLENIKRKQQRRLASDGVIFTQIPTSRTVMVEDNKNVTKLLNDVRDMKRDQDSMSSKLLNLKRENEALWREYASMRQKFTKQQQIIEKLIHFLIAMVKSPSKGLVPKRKFSHLALEGGEESSSSSSKINTLQQFSQGNPIDILGEKESGIIGGAQIQEVTEDLDSDQDTCVLSMGDEEVRNAEASASTGIKPGTILDMNGEPLEFIEMPLSSDHINATSVQSPDGTILMDNLTNPLLDDAPLSPELLNTVDPSAVTQSFKYPVSCTDPITTSVVCSSGDMSGTGGSNAPCSTSSINTQVRTITQKGTKKSILGEEKRPSEDSSMRIAVPDKAVHKPDFQTHVDDMQSTIDNLQDILSHGNLNLDPSMLYSISGCLPEFWCSKGNASGDFYSNELSVYNPTLLDLADSMEEENEGDPLAFLSDSLASTSTTPSSSSIFTTPTSIGNTLVPTNKSTQPPPPKHLKVTIKKEPSLVDNSLETPIVSPMPSTPFSRGKRHAK from the exons ATGGAATTTGCCCATCAACACTTTATGCGAGGTCAAGAGTCACTTCTGGAAAATATTAAGAGGaag CAACAACGCAGACTTGCAAGCGATGGCGTCATTTTTACCCAGATACCTACCAGCCGGACTGTGATGGTGGAAGATAACAAGAATGTAACCAAGCTGCTGAATGATGTAAGAGACATGAAGCGTGACCAGGACTCTATGAGCTCCAAGCTACTCAACCTGAAGCGAGAGAATGAAGCTCTGTGGCGAGAGTATGCTAGCATGAGGCAGAAATTTACAAAACAGCAGCAGATCATAGAGAAG CTCATCCACTTCCTCATAGCAATGGTGAAGAGTCCATCCAAAGGTCTTGTGCCCAAGAGAAAATTTAGTCACCTGGCtttggaaggaggtgaagagagttcctcgtcttcctccaaaATCAACACATTACAACAGTTTTCCCAAGGAAATCCCATAGAT ATCCTGGGAGAAAAGGAATCCGGCATCATTGGTGGAGCTCAGATTCAGGAAGTGACGGAGGACTTGGACTCAGACCAAGACACATGTGTTCTCTCAATGGGAGATGAAGA GGTGAGGAATGCTGAGGCATCTGCCAGTACTGGAATCAAGCCAGGAACAATTCTGGACATGAATGGGGAACCTTTGGAGTTCATTGAAATGCCCTTATCATCAGATCATATAAatg CCACTTCTGTTCAGAGCCCTGATGGCACAATACTCATGGACAACTTGACCAACCCACTGCTAGATGATGCTCCACTCAGTCCTGAACTTTTAAATACCGTAGACCCGAGTGCTGTAACCCAGTCTTTCAAGTATCCAGTCAGCTGCACTGATCCCATCACTACAAG TGTGGTGTGCTCCTCTGGTGACATGAGTGGAACTGGTGGGAGCAATGCTCCATGTTCTACATCTTCAATCAACACTCAAGTCCGTACTATAAcacagaaaggaacaaaaaaatccattttaggagaggagaagaggccaTCTGAAGATTCTTCCATGAGAATTGCAGTTCCAGACAAGGCTGTTCATAA ACCAGATTTTCAGACACATGTAGATGATATGCAGAGCACTATTGACAACCTGCAAGACATTCTCTCTCATGGTAATCTGAATCTGGATCCTTCAATGCTCTATTCG ATTTCAGGCTGTTTACCAGAGTTCTGGTGCTCAAAAGGAAATGCTTCTGGAGACTTCTATA GTAATGAGTTGTCAGTTTACAACCCAACTCTTCTAGACCTAGCTGACAgtatggaagaggaaaatgagggagatccCCTTGCCTTCCTTAGTGACAGCCTAGCCTCTACCTCTACAACTCCATCTTCATCCTCCATCTTCACGACCCCAACTTCTATTGGCAACACCTTAGTGCCCACAAACAAGTCTACTCAGCCTCCACCACCAAAGCACCTCAAAGTGACCATCAAGAAGGAGCCAAGTCTTGTAGACAACTCTTTGGAAACTCCTATTGTGTCTCCCATGCCTTCAACACCATTTTCTAGAGGAAAGAGACATGCCAAATGA